From a region of the Molothrus ater isolate BHLD 08-10-18 breed brown headed cowbird chromosome 27, BPBGC_Mater_1.1, whole genome shotgun sequence genome:
- the CISD3 gene encoding CDGSH iron-sulfur domain-containing protein 3, mitochondrial has translation MLRPRAAALVSLMRAAGDGRRYRDVSGGARVPSLCSAPPPQPVIAAKEPFPVELQEGKTYGWCACGHSKRQPFCDGSHKKEAPGLSSLRFTPTRTGPALLCGCKRTRSPPYCDGSHREDAVQAAPLHPRA, from the exons ATGCTGCGGCCCAGAGCGGCCGCGCTCGTTTCGCTGATGAGGGCGGCGGGGGACGGCCGCCGGTACCGGGACGTCTCGGGGGGGGCGCGGGTCCCGTCGCTCTGCTCTGCGCCCCCTCCGCAGCCGGTGATCGCCGCCAAGGAGCCGTTCCcggtggagctgcaggaggggaaaaccTACGGCTGGTGCGCCTGCGGGCACAGCAAGCGCCAG CCCTTCTGTGACGGTTCCCACAAGAAGGAGGCCCCGGGGCTGTCCTCGCTGCGCTTCACCCCCACCCGAACCGGCCCCGCGCTGCTCTGCGGCTGCAAACGCACCCGGAGCCCCCCGTACTGCGACGGCTCCCACCGGGAGGACGCGGTGCAGGCGGCGCCGCTGCATCCCCGCGCCTGA
- the PCGF2 gene encoding polycomb group RING finger protein 2 isoform X1: protein MEPTQNALFWGGVCAQPQVPPEGTAGVSRTEDPPWGCSKMHRTTRIKITELNPHLMCALCGGYFIDATTIVECLHSFCKTCIVRYLETNKYCPMCDVQVHKTRPLLSIRSDKTLQDIVYKLVPGLFKDEMKRRRDFYSAYPVAEVPLGSQEDRGEVAEQDQGTGPEDEIVSLSIEFHRDCREDQKGAVENGDLDKDKAPPCPPSPGLRFLRCPAAMTVLHLAKFLRNKMDVPSKYRVEVLYEDEPLKEYYTLMDIAYIYPWRRSGPLALKYRVQPSCKRLKLCPALPSEGTNTSGASECESGSDKAQSPGLAPPPGLASPPALPGPGHGPPGHALNGSASNCHPLPPSCHPVPPARGRKTALNGSVGSALS from the exons ATGGAGCCAACCCAAAATGcacttttttgggggggtgtgTGCGCACAGCCACAG gtcccaccCGAAGGGACCGCGGGGGTTTCCCGCACGGAGGATccgccctggggctgctccaagATGCACAGGACCACCCGGATAAAGATCACGGAGCTGAACCCGCACCTGATGTGCGCCCTCTGCGGCGGCTACTTCATCGACGCCACCACCATCGTGGAGTGCCTGCACTCCT tcTGTAAAACCTGCATTGTTCGTTACCTGGAGACCAACAAGTACTGCCCCATGTGCGACGTGCAGGTGCACAAAACGCGGCCCCTGCTCAGCATCCG GTCGGACAAAACCCTCCAGGACATCGTGTACAAGCTGGTCCCAGGGCTTTTCAAAG ATGAGATGAAGAGGAGACGCGACTTCTACTCTGCGTACCCAGTGGCCGAGG TTCCCCTGGGCTCACAGGAGGACCGTGGCGAGGTGGCTGAGCAGGACCAGGGCACGGGGCCCGAGGACGAGATCGTCAGTCTGTCCATCGAGTTCCACCGGGACTGCAG ggaggaCCAGAAAGGTGCTGTGGAGAACGGGGACCTGGACAAGGACAAG gcacCGCCGTGCCCACCCAGCCCCGGGCTGCGGTTCCTGCGCTGCCCCGCGGCCATGACCGTGCTGCACCTGGCAAAGTTCCTGCGCAACAAGATGGACGTGCCCAGCAAGTACCGG gtggAGGTGCTCTACGAGGATGAGCCCCTGAAGGAATATTACACCCTGATGGACATTGCCTACATCTACCCCTGGAGGAGG agCGGTCCCCTGGCACTCAAGTACCGCGTCCAGCCCTCCTGCAAGCGGCTCAAGCTGTGCCCGGCGCTGCCATCCGAGGGTACCAACACCAGCGGCGCCTCTGAGTGTGAGTCAGGCAGCGACAAAGCGCAGAGCCCCGGGCTGGCACCGCCGCCAGGGCTGGCATCGCCCCCCGCTCTGCCCGGCCCCGGGCACGGCCCCCCCGGGCATGCCCTGAACGGCTCCGCCTCGAACTGTCACCCGCTGCCACCCAGCTGCCACCCGGTGCCACCCGCCCGCGGCCGCAAAACCGCCCTGAACGGCAGCGTGGGCTCGGCCCTGAGCTAA
- the PCGF2 gene encoding polycomb group RING finger protein 2 isoform X2, with amino-acid sequence MHRTTRIKITELNPHLMCALCGGYFIDATTIVECLHSFCKTCIVRYLETNKYCPMCDVQVHKTRPLLSIRSDKTLQDIVYKLVPGLFKDEMKRRRDFYSAYPVAEVPLGSQEDRGEVAEQDQGTGPEDEIVSLSIEFHRDCREDQKGAVENGDLDKDKAPPCPPSPGLRFLRCPAAMTVLHLAKFLRNKMDVPSKYRVEVLYEDEPLKEYYTLMDIAYIYPWRRSGPLALKYRVQPSCKRLKLCPALPSEGTNTSGASECESGSDKAQSPGLAPPPGLASPPALPGPGHGPPGHALNGSASNCHPLPPSCHPVPPARGRKTALNGSVGSALS; translated from the exons ATGCACAGGACCACCCGGATAAAGATCACGGAGCTGAACCCGCACCTGATGTGCGCCCTCTGCGGCGGCTACTTCATCGACGCCACCACCATCGTGGAGTGCCTGCACTCCT tcTGTAAAACCTGCATTGTTCGTTACCTGGAGACCAACAAGTACTGCCCCATGTGCGACGTGCAGGTGCACAAAACGCGGCCCCTGCTCAGCATCCG GTCGGACAAAACCCTCCAGGACATCGTGTACAAGCTGGTCCCAGGGCTTTTCAAAG ATGAGATGAAGAGGAGACGCGACTTCTACTCTGCGTACCCAGTGGCCGAGG TTCCCCTGGGCTCACAGGAGGACCGTGGCGAGGTGGCTGAGCAGGACCAGGGCACGGGGCCCGAGGACGAGATCGTCAGTCTGTCCATCGAGTTCCACCGGGACTGCAG ggaggaCCAGAAAGGTGCTGTGGAGAACGGGGACCTGGACAAGGACAAG gcacCGCCGTGCCCACCCAGCCCCGGGCTGCGGTTCCTGCGCTGCCCCGCGGCCATGACCGTGCTGCACCTGGCAAAGTTCCTGCGCAACAAGATGGACGTGCCCAGCAAGTACCGG gtggAGGTGCTCTACGAGGATGAGCCCCTGAAGGAATATTACACCCTGATGGACATTGCCTACATCTACCCCTGGAGGAGG agCGGTCCCCTGGCACTCAAGTACCGCGTCCAGCCCTCCTGCAAGCGGCTCAAGCTGTGCCCGGCGCTGCCATCCGAGGGTACCAACACCAGCGGCGCCTCTGAGTGTGAGTCAGGCAGCGACAAAGCGCAGAGCCCCGGGCTGGCACCGCCGCCAGGGCTGGCATCGCCCCCCGCTCTGCCCGGCCCCGGGCACGGCCCCCCCGGGCATGCCCTGAACGGCTCCGCCTCGAACTGTCACCCGCTGCCACCCAGCTGCCACCCGGTGCCACCCGCCCGCGGCCGCAAAACCGCCCTGAACGGCAGCGTGGGCTCGGCCCTGAGCTAA